The sequence ACCTTGACCGAGTTCAAACTGCTCGCTTGCTTGATGCGTACACCGAAACGTGCTTTTAGCCGTGAGGAGCTGTTAATTAATTGCTTGCCTGAGGGCGATACTCAGGAACGCACTGTAGACAGCCATATCAGTAAGCTGCGTAAAAAGCTTGAAGCCCTCGATATTCAAGGAGTGCCGCTCAGTGTCTGGGGGGTTGGCTATCGCTTTGGTGGTGAAGTATGAGGCAAACACCGGGTTTGCGCAGGCAAATTATCCAGTCCCTAGCGGTAATGACGTTAGGCATCATTTTCCTGTCAGTGTTTGGCTCCTATGTATTCTATGCCATTGCGGTGGCCTACCTGCCAGGCAGTATATCTGAAACCTGGATGCCTTCTCAGATGGAGATGCTATGGATAGTTTGCACTATCATAGCCGCGTTGGGGATAGCGTTATTTGTTGCCATTCGCCTGTCACGGCGCATTCTTACACCACTGAACTCTGTGGCATATAGCCTACGCGAAGTCGCCCAAGGCAAGCTCAACGCGCGTGCGCGAATGGACCAACATGCGATGGGGGAGACGGCGCAACTGGTGAGTGACTTTAATGCTATGGCCGAGCGCCTAGAGTATATGACCCGCGAACGGGAGTTTTGGAACGCGGCAATCGCTCACGAACTTCGTACCCCTGTCACCATTCTGCGTGGTCGGTTGCAGGGATTAGCGGAAGGTGTTTTTAGCCCTAGCAGTGAGCTCTTCGAGGGACTGTTACGCCAGGTTGAAGGCCTTAATCACCTGATCGAAGATTTACGAGTGCTGAGCCTTAATGACAGTGGTCATCTAGAGTTACAGCGGGATGAGGTCTGTTTAGCCGAGGAACTTAGTGCGGTGATTGAGACTTTCGCTGCGGTGTTAGACGCTAAGGGACTTATACTGAAGCAGGAACTCGATACAAGACTTAAAGTTTACTGTGATGCTATACGAATAC is a genomic window of Shewanella putrefaciens containing:
- a CDS encoding ATP-binding protein, whose protein sequence is MRQTPGLRRQIIQSLAVMTLGIIFLSVFGSYVFYAIAVAYLPGSISETWMPSQMEMLWIVCTIIAALGIALFVAIRLSRRILTPLNSVAYSLREVAQGKLNARARMDQHAMGETAQLVSDFNAMAERLEYMTREREFWNAAIAHELRTPVTILRGRLQGLAEGVFSPSSELFEGLLRQVEGLNHLIEDLRVLSLNDSGHLELQRDEVCLAEELSAVIETFAAVLDAKGLILKQELDTRLKVYCDAIRIRQALMALLENARQHADPGTLTVRLYSVGASCYLTVEDEGPGIPDEAASYIFEAFRRVDPSRSRKSGGSGLGLAVVKTIAEAHCGHVVCHPSGHGGTIFVLSWPVKASLKTIKSTIR